ACATTCCTAAGCACAAGGAGTCGAAACATCTCAAGACGCACATCTGCAACTTTTGCGGAAAGTCATACACTCAAGAAACTTATTTGGCTAAACACATGCAAAAGCATACGGAACGGCCGGAGAAGAGGTCGAGGGGAGGtgcggcagcggcggcggcggcggcagcagctTCGGCCAATGCCGCCGATTCCAATTACTGGAACAAATCGGCTGAGGCCAACGGACTGGAACCTGGAACCGTCATGAATCACTCTAGTGGTCACGAGCGGAACGACGACTGCGTCCACAAtggccaacagcagcagcagcaacaacaacaactccaACAGCAGCATGAACACCGTTTGCACGACGACCGTCTGGCACAACAAATTCATCCGCACCAAATTGGAGGCGGCGTGGGGAGCGGCTACGACAGTTCCAAGACGTCATCATCGTCCATTTCTGCCTTCACGCCCATTCAGAGTGCGGGAGGAATGCTCGGCGGAGGTGGCGGCGCCGGTCAAATGGGCGGAGGGGGAGTCCAGTCAGCTgtggcggcagcagcagcggccgccgccgcagccgccgccgccTCTCGCTCCTATTTCTCGTACGATCCTCTTGGAGCGTTCGCCAAAACGGCCCAACAGccgccgtcgtcgtcgtcgtcgacgcCGTCCTCCTCCACGTCGCAGATGGGCGGAGGCGCCATGATGACGATGGAGTCGATGAAATCGGCCAACGCCTTCAACAACCAGCTGATCTCCTTGCACCAGATCAAGAACTACGCCCATCACGCGCATCATCCACACCATCCGGCCgtggcggcagcagcagccgctaATTTGATGTCGTCCGGCAAAGATTTTGATTTCGGTTTGGGCAGTAAAGACAAAGGTGGTCAGTAGAATGTTTTAGAAATTgttttccccccatttttttttttttttttttttttttttggcggggAGCAAAAACACACCACCTCCACCTTGTTCgtcacacctttttttttttttttttttttttttttttctcgttttgatttttggcCGATCGTTCaactatttattttaattccgTGCGACAACGATCGCTCCTCTTCGTTAAAAACGGGCGAaagaatttgatttcatctgcAACAGCCAACCGTGCAGCGAGAGAAGCCCATTGGATGTCTTGGGGGATTTGAACGAACGGCATTGACACCAACCACCGCTGGATCGCGAGATGCGAGATCGTGAAACCGTTTGAGGGGAGGGAGgagtaatttcattttacct
The window above is part of the Daphnia carinata strain CSIRO-1 chromosome 7, CSIRO_AGI_Dcar_HiC_V3, whole genome shotgun sequence genome. Proteins encoded here:
- the LOC132088158 gene encoding zinc finger protein rotund-like; this encodes MAALLGDQMKGHLVNPYATAAVASMDYHKSYQHLLHLSGHDLMNHHHQQQQQILQQQQHAENAASVSSSPPVNVSVRSDTPNDNANNGDGKIFGSKADLQLHTQIHMREAKPYKCTQCSKSFANSSYLSQHSRIHLGIKPYRCEICQRKFTQLSHLQQHIRTHTGDKPYKCRHPHCTKAFSQLSNLQSHSRCHQTDKPYKCNSCYKCFQDETALLEHIPKHKESKHLKTHICNFCGKSYTQETYLAKHMQKHTERPEKRSRGGAAAAAAAAAASANAADSNYWNKSAEANGLEPGTVMNHSSGHERNDDCVHNGQQQQQQQQQLQQQHEHRLHDDRLAQQIHPHQIGGGVGSGYDSSKTSSSSISAFTPIQSAGGMLGGGGGAGQMGGGGVQSAVAAAAAAAAAAAAASRSYFSYDPLGAFAKTAQQPPSSSSSTPSSSTSQMGGGAMMTMESMKSANAFNNQLISLHQIKNYAHHAHHPHHPAVAAAAAANLMSSGKDFDFGLGSKDKGGQ